The following DNA comes from Artemia franciscana unplaced genomic scaffold, ASM3288406v1 Scaffold_8557, whole genome shotgun sequence.
aaacttgacaccaagcactactgccgaagattcactaggataaggaggaggagggcacacaaagtctctcttcaggggattaaagcgaaggattttagtctttccttcgttgatttggaggctgttcgcagtacattcatctttgaagtttttgattatttcgttACAGAATTTGGGGACAGCCTCAGACTTCTCAACATTGTACTTCAGTAGAACTGACAAGTCGTctacatacttaaatctttcttcatagccggaaaggatgaaatttatcactgccaaaaacagtagactagcgagcttagtaccttatggggctccgcatgtaagctcgacccattcggagtcggtatctcctgggaaaagactgtaaacgcactgatagcgggcttgtaaaaaattgatcactaaaaggagaatatgtttTTGCGCACCCATGGTGCGTAGATTTGTGATAGCAACGGAATAGCAAataagatcaaaagcctttcggTAGTCTACGAGGAGAAGGTCGACTATAGCACTTCCTCGGTCGAGCCAGTCGACAATGAGATGGTACATCCGTACTAAATAAACAGTTGTGCTGCTGCCTCTTAAGCATCCATACTGATACGGTTCTAAATGTGCAGAGACCTGTGACATAAGTTTGCGGTAAATAAACTTTTCTGCAACTTTAGAAAGGTTCGGAGTTATTGATATAGGCCGGAGTTGATCACAAGATTTTAGACACCTTACTTTTGGAATAACGCGGACATATGCTCTTTTCCAAGCACTAGGGAATACTTGCTGAAGGAAACATTGGTTGATTATAGAAGAGAGTggcttagcaagaaaaatggcgGATTCACGTAACAGCTTTACTGGAAGCTCACCTGGGTAGGACGCACAGTTCGCTTTCAGTCTTAGGAGTTCCTTATAAACAGTGAATTCAGAGACCTCACATACGTCCTCAATCTCTGCACCAGCAATGATAGCATCAATTTCTGATTTGGTGATTGATGGAAATGAGGTAcaaatgtcagcaaaaaaagaattgacttcattAGCTGAGGTTAAGGTACCGTCCTCTTTGAGGAGCCTTAGATCTCTGAGTGTTGTCTTACCGGTAAGTCTTTTTACTGAGGAATGCCATTTGTGGGGGTCTATTGTGAGTAAGGGAGTAATTTTATCCCTCACATACTGCCTCTTGGCACGCTTGTTTAGTTTAACAATATGATTACGCAACTTGGCTGAAGCTACGGTATCAACAGCGATATGAAGGCGACAAcgggtttttattaaattctttagatcATTGGTTATCCACGGTTTATCAGTGTCACTCACAGTAATGACTTTTACGGGAAAACAAGTCTTAAATTGCTCCTGAAGCAGAGTATTCAGCTTATTAACTTTAATATTTATATCCTGTTCAGAGCAAATGTCCTCAAACTGATAATTACCGATCCAGCGACCAAATGTAGATATCGAGTCCTCAGTAAGTGGTCGCACCGTATACTTGACTCGTTTTGGCTTCGGAATTGCCGAACTGGCTTCCCAGAAGATGATAAAGTGATCAGAATTCAGAAGGGGTCCTAGGGATCTCGGTGCGTAATAAAAGTCTGTCAAGTTGGTAAAAATCAAGTCCAGTATGCTGCCACTTTGATGGGTAGGTATTGTAACGGCTTGTCgcaaatctaaaatatttgaaacccaTTGCCTATTAGTTTGATTGAAGTCTCCGGCAATAACAAAGCCAGGAGAGACATGCTTGCGGCGCATTTTGTCTACGAAAAACTGAATGTGTTCAATCAAGTCTTTCctgtttttagcactttcaggATAATAGACCGAAGCaacaattaaacatgaaaatctttttgataaacGTGCAGGTTTGCATTCGGTCCATAATATTTCGTGGTCGGAGTCAAAAGGCTCACTTAACAGCCTTGAGGATAGGTCATTACGAACATAAAGTCCAACGCCTC
Coding sequences within:
- the LOC136043707 gene encoding uncharacterized protein LOC136043707 produces the protein MRRKHVSPGFVIAGDFNQTNRQWVSNILDLRQAVTIPTHQSGSILDLIFTNLTDFYYAPRSLGPLLNSDHFIIFWEASSAIPKPKRVKYTVRPLTEDSISTFGRWIGNYQFEDICSEQDINIKVNKLNTLLQEQFKTCFPVKVITVSDTDKPWITNDLKNLIKTRCRLHIAVDTVASAKLRNHIVKLNKRAKRQYVRDKITPLLTIDPHKWHSSVKRLTGKTTLRDLRLLKEDGTLTSANEVNSFFADICTSFPSITKSEIDAIIAGAEIEDVCEVSEFTVYKELLRLKANCASYPGELPVKLLRESAIFLAKPLSSIINQCFLQQVFPSAWKRAYVRVIPKVRCLKSCDQLRPISITPNLSKVAEKFIYRKLMSQVSAHLEPYQYGCLRGSSTTVYLVRMYHLIVDWLDRGSAIVDLLLVDYRKAFDLICYSVAITNLRTM